A single Methanofastidiosum sp. DNA region contains:
- a CDS encoding PadR family transcriptional regulator, translated as MPLERLKKKLTTEVLWIYILSLLSEKSMYAYEVKAEIEKNFSFAPARITSYIVLYNLEKGGYVTSEWEDSGHGRPNRKYYIITDSGKELLEEGKNFINLVISKIG; from the coding sequence ATGCCTCTCGAAAGACTCAAAAAAAAGCTTACAACTGAGGTCTTATGGATATATATCCTAAGCCTGTTATCTGAAAAATCCATGTATGCCTATGAAGTTAAGGCCGAAATAGAAAAAAACTTTTCATTTGCCCCTGCTAGAATAACAAGCTATATCGTACTATACAATCTTGAAAAAGGAGGATATGTCACCTCAGAATGGGAAGATTCAGGACACGGCAGACCAAACAGGAAATATTACATAATTACAGATTCTGGGAAAGAACTTCTTGAAGAGGGTAAAAACTTCATAAACTTAGTTATTTCAAAGATAGGATAG